One Euphorbia lathyris chromosome 1, ddEupLath1.1, whole genome shotgun sequence DNA segment encodes these proteins:
- the LOC136230571 gene encoding uncharacterized protein isoform X2 → MLMYYNFLWKTCRVGASPDGKHTVLEVVTIVLDLPPPYPGSMSGISSVDKEKPTANLLKLWSRAHQRSPYNGVLIYVAREG, encoded by the exons ATGCTGATGTATTACAATTTTCTTTGGAAA ACATGCCGTGTTGGTGCTAGTCCTGATGGGAAACACACTGTCTTGGAAGTTGTCACTATTGTTCTTGACCTACCACCACCGTATCCTGGGTCAATGTCAGGAATTTCATCAGTAGATAAG GAGAAACCAACAGCAAATCTCTTGAAGCTTTG GTCAAGAGCACATCAAAGGAGTCCTTACAATGGG GTATTAATCTATGTTGCTAGAGAAGGTTGA
- the LOC136230571 gene encoding uncharacterized protein isoform X1, whose translation MQLQIGLSFCLELQGSLLPKFQERLMLMYYNFLWKTCRVGASPDGKHTVLEVVTIVLDLPPPYPGSMSGISSVDKEKPTANLLKLWSRAHQRSPYNGVLIYVAREG comes from the exons AT GCAACTCCAGATAGGGTTGTCATTTTGCTTGGAATTGCAAGGATCTTTGCTACCGAAGTTCCAGGAAAGATTGATGCTGATGTATTACAATTTTCTTTGGAAA ACATGCCGTGTTGGTGCTAGTCCTGATGGGAAACACACTGTCTTGGAAGTTGTCACTATTGTTCTTGACCTACCACCACCGTATCCTGGGTCAATGTCAGGAATTTCATCAGTAGATAAG GAGAAACCAACAGCAAATCTCTTGAAGCTTTG GTCAAGAGCACATCAAAGGAGTCCTTACAATGGG GTATTAATCTATGTTGCTAGAGAAGGTTGA